In a genomic window of Acidimicrobiia bacterium:
- the dtd gene encoding D-aminoacyl-tRNA deacylase, with the protein MRAVVQRVSRASVTVGTRVVGAIERGLLVLLGAGAGDGASDLAYVVDKVANLRIFPDDAGKMNRSVLDVGGGVLVVSQFTLYGDARQGRRPAFTSALEPVAARALYEQSLDALRAAGVTRVAAGEFGADMQVDLLNDGPVTILLESRKAF; encoded by the coding sequence ATGCGTGCGGTCGTTCAGCGAGTGTCCCGTGCGAGCGTGACCGTCGGCACGCGGGTCGTCGGCGCGATCGAGCGCGGCCTGCTCGTCCTGCTCGGCGCCGGTGCCGGCGACGGGGCATCCGACCTCGCGTACGTCGTCGACAAGGTCGCGAACCTGCGGATCTTCCCCGACGACGCCGGCAAGATGAACCGGTCGGTCCTCGACGTCGGGGGCGGCGTGCTCGTGGTCTCGCAGTTCACGCTCTACGGCGACGCGCGCCAGGGTCGCCGCCCGGCGTTCACCAGCGCCCTCGAGCCGGTCGCCGCGCGCGCCCTCTACGAGCAATCCCTCGACGCGCTGCGCGCTGCCGGCGTGACGCGCGTCGCGGCCGGCGAGTTCGGCGCGGACATGCAGGTCGACCTGCTCAACGACGGGCCGGTTACGATCCTTCTCGAGTCGCGAAAGGCGTTCTGA
- a CDS encoding MBL fold metallo-hydrolase, translating into MKVRFWGVRGSIPVPGKATNRYGGNTSCVEVRPRGDAPIIIDAGTGIRKLGKSLMEGSFGDGHGRAAILISHTHWDHVQGLPFFSPFYRAGNQVNIFARQRDMHLEAVFSQQHNTPYFPVPLQAMQADTHFHEIVEGNTFAIGTARVSCTRLNHPWVAIAYRVEADNAAVVYCSDTAPFTDMLLGREFVEQPDMRTLPPPVAAELRAMRQGVVALARGADLLIYDTQFTPEEYQVRPHWGHSRPADAIEIAREAGVKQLCLYHHAPMRSDDANDAILVATRAMIEKRGDPFGVVSAYEGLELTVGEEDPA; encoded by the coding sequence ATGAAGGTCAGGTTCTGGGGAGTCCGCGGCTCGATTCCGGTTCCCGGAAAAGCCACGAACCGGTACGGGGGGAACACGTCGTGTGTCGAGGTCCGGCCGCGTGGCGACGCGCCGATCATCATCGACGCCGGCACCGGCATCCGGAAGCTCGGCAAGTCGCTGATGGAGGGCTCGTTCGGCGACGGCCACGGCCGCGCCGCGATCCTGATCAGCCACACCCACTGGGATCACGTGCAGGGGCTGCCGTTCTTCTCGCCGTTCTATCGCGCGGGCAACCAGGTGAACATCTTCGCGCGCCAGCGCGACATGCACCTCGAGGCCGTGTTCAGCCAGCAGCACAACACGCCGTACTTCCCGGTGCCGCTGCAGGCGATGCAGGCCGACACGCACTTCCACGAGATCGTCGAGGGCAACACGTTCGCGATCGGGACCGCGAGGGTGTCGTGCACGCGGCTCAACCACCCGTGGGTCGCGATCGCGTACCGCGTCGAGGCCGACAACGCCGCGGTCGTGTACTGCTCGGACACCGCGCCGTTCACCGACATGCTGCTCGGGCGCGAGTTCGTCGAGCAGCCCGACATGCGCACGCTGCCGCCGCCGGTCGCCGCGGAGCTGCGCGCGATGCGGCAGGGCGTGGTGGCGCTCGCGCGCGGCGCCGATCTGCTGATCTACGACACGCAGTTCACGCCCGAGGAGTACCAGGTGCGTCCGCACTGGGGACACTCGCGGCCGGCCGACGCGATCGAGATCGCGCGCGAGGCCGGCGTCAAGCAGCTGTGCCTGTACCACCACGCGCCGATGCGCAGCGACGACGCGAACGACGCGATCCTGGTCGCGACGCGCGCGATGATCGAGAAGCGCGGCGACCCGTTCGGCGTCGTCAGCGCGTACGAGGGCCTCGAGCTCACCGTCGGCGAGGAGGATCCCGCGTGA
- a CDS encoding MBL fold metallo-hydrolase, with amino-acid sequence MKIRFWGVRGSIPAPGPETNRYGGNTACVSIATASGGLVIIDMGTGLMHLGNALMAQGFAKGQGRASILLSHTHWDHIQGLGFFPPVFVAGNEITLWGPGGSDHVLEEILEGQMDPNFSPLQTLKNFSAKFEVHAAPLDRTFEAEGLTITAREHPHGNTTALAFRIEERGRVFVYASDVGYLDAGVAPPEAIAHYRGAHVLLHDTTYKPEDQATRRNRGFSSWDEACDAARAAQVERLVTFHYDQDYSDDDVDAIIEACRARLAGSGVQVVPAREGDELEI; translated from the coding sequence GTGAAGATCCGCTTCTGGGGCGTGCGCGGGTCGATCCCGGCGCCCGGGCCCGAGACGAACCGCTACGGCGGCAACACCGCGTGCGTGTCGATCGCGACCGCGAGCGGCGGGCTCGTCATCATCGACATGGGCACCGGCCTGATGCACCTCGGCAACGCGCTGATGGCGCAGGGCTTCGCGAAGGGCCAGGGGCGCGCGTCGATCCTGCTGTCGCACACGCACTGGGACCACATCCAGGGCCTCGGGTTCTTCCCGCCGGTGTTCGTCGCGGGCAACGAGATCACGCTATGGGGCCCCGGCGGCTCGGACCACGTGCTCGAGGAGATCCTCGAGGGTCAGATGGATCCGAACTTCTCGCCGCTGCAGACGCTGAAGAACTTCTCGGCGAAGTTCGAGGTCCACGCGGCGCCGCTCGATCGCACGTTCGAGGCCGAGGGCCTGACGATCACCGCGCGCGAGCATCCGCACGGCAACACGACGGCGCTGGCGTTCCGCATCGAGGAGCGCGGGCGCGTGTTCGTGTACGCCAGCGACGTCGGCTACCTCGACGCCGGCGTGGCGCCGCCCGAGGCGATCGCGCACTACCGCGGCGCGCACGTGCTGCTGCACGACACGACGTACAAGCCCGAGGACCAGGCGACCCGCCGCAACCGCGGCTTCTCGTCGTGGGACGAGGCCTGCGACGCCGCGCGGGCGGCCCAGGTCGAGCGCCTGGTGACGTTCCACTACGACCAGGACTACAGCGACGACGACGTCGACGCCATCATCGAGGCCTGCCGCGCGCGCCTCGCCGGCAGCGGCGTCCAGGTCGTGCCCGCGCGCGAGGGCGACGAGCTGGAGATCTGA
- a CDS encoding DegT/DnrJ/EryC1/StrS family aminotransferase, whose amino-acid sequence MRVPLFDMAAELAPIRGELDAAIARVLDSGIFIGGDEVAGFERELAAATHAAHAIGVSSGTDALLAVLMALGVGPGDEVVTTPFTFFATIGAVLRVGARVVFADIDDAMTLDPEAALSACSPRTRAILPVHLFGRTARIPSAPCAIVEDAAQAIGAPLGPIATLSFFPTKNLGALGDAGAVIVDDDTLADRVKLVRGHGARPKYHHLALGGNFRLDALQAAVLRAKLAHLGDWTAARRRHAAAYRAAAAATRLPDELHLPGDHASHVYHQFVIRAPRRDALAAHLASSGIGTEIYYPEPLHLQPCVSGYRRGAFPAAERAAREVLALPIHPMLAHDTPARVIDAIAAFYR is encoded by the coding sequence GTGCGCGTCCCTCTGTTCGACATGGCCGCAGAGCTCGCGCCGATCCGCGGCGAGCTCGACGCGGCGATCGCGCGCGTCCTCGACTCCGGCATATTCATCGGCGGCGACGAAGTCGCGGGCTTCGAGCGCGAGCTGGCGGCGGCAACCCACGCCGCGCACGCCATCGGCGTCAGCTCCGGCACCGACGCGCTCCTCGCGGTCTTGATGGCGCTCGGCGTCGGTCCCGGCGACGAAGTGGTCACGACGCCGTTCACGTTCTTCGCGACGATCGGCGCCGTCCTGCGGGTCGGCGCGCGCGTCGTGTTCGCGGACATCGATGACGCGATGACCCTGGATCCCGAGGCTGCGCTGTCGGCGTGCTCGCCGCGCACGCGCGCGATCCTGCCGGTGCACCTGTTCGGCCGCACGGCCCGTATCCCCAGTGCGCCGTGTGCGATCGTCGAGGATGCAGCGCAGGCAATCGGCGCCCCGCTCGGACCGATCGCCACCCTGTCGTTCTTCCCGACGAAGAATCTCGGCGCTCTCGGCGACGCCGGCGCGGTCATCGTCGATGACGACACCCTCGCCGACCGAGTCAAGCTCGTGCGAGGTCACGGCGCGCGGCCGAAGTATCACCACCTCGCGCTCGGTGGGAACTTCCGGCTCGACGCGCTCCAGGCCGCCGTGCTCCGGGCCAAGCTCGCGCACCTCGGCGACTGGACCGCTGCGCGCCGCCGCCACGCGGCCGCGTATCGCGCCGCCGCCGCCGCCACCCGCCTACCCGACGAGCTTCACCTTCCGGGCGACCACGCATCGCACGTTTATCACCAGTTCGTGATCCGCGCGCCGCGCCGCGACGCGCTCGCAGCGCACCTGGCCTCGTCCGGAATCGGAACCGAGATCTACTACCCGGAGCCGCTTCACCTCCAGCCGTGCGTATCCGGCTATCGGCGCGGTGCGTTCCCAGCCGCCGAGCGCGCCGCTCGCGAGGTCCTCGCTTTGCCGATCCATCCGATGCTTGCCCATGACACGCCCGCGCGTGTCATCGATGCCATCGCGGCCTTTTACCGATAG
- a CDS encoding Gfo/Idh/MocA family oxidoreductase, with product MDVPRIAVVGAGTWGLNHARVVRDDPRCELHAIVDTDPDARARATSLVPSTIVVSDPDRVFSDPAIDACIVATPAATHVELARAALAAGKHVLVEKPVALALADARRLAATSAAAPQLVAMAGHQMVFHPAFAALRMLARERALGDLLYIHAIRAGQGRIRLDEGVMWTLGPHELSMLNALVDAPIRSVSARGRCLHAPGIDDIAFVTLHYATGQLAHLHLSRMHARKERTFTVAGSLRVARFDDLAPAKLQLYAQREDELSRPAPFEHHAVSPPGDAIALPATEPLRAQLDHFLDCIATGARPVTDVADAVRIVAILDAAQRSLALDGAPIAVTTDS from the coding sequence ATGGATGTACCTCGGATCGCCGTCGTCGGCGCGGGCACGTGGGGCTTGAACCACGCGCGCGTCGTCCGCGACGATCCGCGATGTGAGCTTCACGCGATCGTCGACACCGATCCCGATGCACGTGCACGCGCGACGAGTCTCGTGCCATCGACGATCGTCGTCTCGGATCCGGATCGCGTGTTCTCCGACCCGGCGATCGACGCCTGCATCGTCGCCACGCCTGCAGCCACGCACGTGGAGCTCGCACGCGCTGCGCTCGCAGCCGGCAAACATGTCCTCGTGGAGAAGCCCGTCGCGCTCGCGCTCGCGGACGCGAGGCGCCTCGCCGCAACGTCGGCGGCCGCGCCCCAGCTCGTCGCGATGGCCGGCCACCAGATGGTGTTCCATCCCGCGTTCGCGGCGCTGCGCATGCTCGCACGCGAGCGTGCTCTCGGTGACCTGTTGTACATCCACGCGATCCGCGCCGGCCAAGGGAGGATCCGCCTCGATGAAGGTGTGATGTGGACCCTCGGACCGCACGAGCTGTCGATGTTGAACGCCCTTGTCGATGCGCCGATTCGAAGCGTGTCGGCACGTGGGCGTTGCCTGCACGCGCCGGGGATCGACGACATCGCATTCGTGACGCTCCACTACGCGACCGGGCAGCTAGCGCACCTCCACCTGTCCCGCATGCACGCGCGCAAGGAGCGCACGTTCACGGTTGCGGGCTCGCTCAGGGTGGCTCGGTTCGATGATCTCGCTCCCGCCAAGCTGCAGCTCTACGCCCAACGCGAGGACGAACTGTCGCGGCCGGCTCCGTTCGAGCATCACGCGGTGTCACCTCCCGGCGATGCCATCGCGCTCCCAGCCACCGAACCGCTGCGCGCGCAGCTCGATCACTTCCTCGATTGCATCGCCACCGGAGCCCGCCCCGTGACCGATGTCGCGGATGCCGTTCGGATCGTGGCGATCTTGGACGCTGCGCAACGCTCCCTGGCGCTGGACGGCGCGCCGATCGCAGTTACAACAGACTCATGA
- a CDS encoding DUF1565 domain-containing protein: MRPLPVASTRPAASGTVHYVDAKAGDDKANGNQQHPWKSVAHAIAAVKAGETIYLRAGTYCESATITASGTATAPITIRSAPGEVATIDAGLCEFETAPQSAWEPVTGGATGEYQSTATYSTGITNDVERGIWILGNFADSMVPLHGYRYVADLRSDNPYWTVKNSEAGAGVYLGPGLWFDWSSHRIHVRLAHTTLASQPNYTGETDPRKLPLVVGIDRSALVIDHAKHVRIQDIVFRGSATDTVQIAASDAIDLDGVTIYGGAPALRVKSTHGFRLVRSALRGVAAPWSSRASMKYRGGAQYLFVAGNKAPQSEDWEIAYDELTDSHDGIIVDSIKKLRLHHDRIDNFNDDGIYLALPPRDSVPEDVQIYENYISRVYTVIAHAQHKTTSNTVGPGVYVFRNVFDLREPTYNWIAKDADLDASGNKAGMLASRMCGDHGSPTWEPLFVYHNTIVTAENAFRNYYGAMLVMGTKGTKRRLFDNIFLQVSGKPGLSFANATDDLQVDGNLLWSLTANAGIDYFKQFRKSKVFEASKQVYAPGFGAHDVYGDPKLASVIAGVPLDARLGGGSPAIDAGQPVPKDWPDVLATSDTGAPDIGALPNGTAMFAVGPAAAPSASP, from the coding sequence ATGCGACCGCTGCCCGTCGCGTCGACGCGCCCAGCTGCGAGTGGCACCGTGCACTACGTCGACGCGAAGGCTGGTGACGACAAGGCGAACGGCAACCAGCAGCATCCGTGGAAGTCGGTCGCCCACGCGATCGCCGCGGTCAAGGCCGGTGAGACGATCTACCTGCGAGCGGGGACGTACTGCGAGAGCGCCACGATCACGGCGAGTGGTACCGCGACCGCACCGATCACGATTCGATCCGCGCCCGGTGAGGTCGCTACGATCGATGCGGGCTTGTGCGAGTTCGAGACCGCGCCGCAATCGGCCTGGGAGCCGGTGACCGGCGGCGCGACCGGCGAGTACCAATCCACGGCCACCTACTCGACCGGCATCACGAACGACGTCGAGCGTGGCATCTGGATCCTCGGCAACTTCGCCGACTCGATGGTGCCGCTGCACGGCTATCGTTACGTGGCGGACCTGCGCTCCGACAATCCGTACTGGACCGTGAAGAACTCCGAGGCTGGCGCCGGCGTCTACCTCGGTCCGGGCCTGTGGTTCGACTGGTCGTCGCACCGCATTCACGTCCGGCTCGCGCACACGACGCTCGCGAGCCAACCCAACTACACCGGTGAGACCGACCCGAGAAAGCTGCCGCTTGTCGTCGGGATCGACCGCAGCGCACTCGTGATCGATCACGCGAAGCACGTACGCATCCAGGACATCGTGTTCCGCGGCTCCGCGACCGACACCGTGCAGATCGCCGCCTCGGACGCGATCGACCTCGACGGCGTCACGATCTACGGCGGCGCGCCAGCGCTGCGTGTCAAGTCGACGCATGGCTTCCGGCTCGTGCGCTCTGCGCTCCGCGGCGTCGCCGCACCGTGGTCGTCTCGCGCGAGCATGAAGTACCGCGGTGGCGCGCAGTACCTGTTCGTCGCCGGCAACAAAGCCCCGCAGAGCGAGGACTGGGAGATCGCGTACGACGAGCTGACCGACAGCCACGATGGGATCATCGTCGACAGCATCAAGAAGCTGCGGCTGCATCACGACCGCATCGACAACTTCAACGACGACGGCATCTACCTCGCACTGCCCCCGCGAGATTCAGTTCCCGAGGACGTGCAGATCTACGAGAACTACATCTCGCGCGTGTACACGGTGATCGCTCACGCGCAGCACAAGACGACGAGCAACACCGTCGGCCCCGGCGTCTACGTCTTTCGCAACGTGTTCGATCTGCGCGAGCCGACCTACAACTGGATCGCCAAGGACGCGGACCTCGACGCGAGCGGCAACAAGGCCGGCATGCTCGCCAGCCGCATGTGCGGCGACCACGGCAGCCCCACGTGGGAGCCGCTGTTCGTCTATCACAACACGATCGTCACGGCCGAAAACGCGTTCCGCAACTACTACGGCGCGATGCTCGTGATGGGGACGAAGGGCACGAAGCGTCGCTTGTTCGACAACATCTTCTTGCAGGTCAGCGGCAAGCCCGGCCTCTCGTTCGCCAACGCGACCGACGACCTTCAGGTCGACGGGAACCTACTGTGGAGCCTGACCGCCAACGCGGGCATCGATTATTTCAAGCAGTTTCGCAAGTCCAAGGTGTTCGAGGCGAGCAAGCAGGTCTACGCGCCTGGCTTCGGCGCGCACGACGTCTACGGCGACCCGAAGCTCGCGAGCGTGATCGCTGGAGTGCCGCTCGACGCACGCCTCGGCGGCGGCAGCCCAGCGATCGACGCCGGCCAGCCGGTGCCGAAGGATTGGCCCGATGTGCTCGCGACCTCGGACACCGGCGCGCCCGACATCGGCGCGCTACCGAACGGCACCGCGATGTTTGCGGTTGGGCCCGCCGCGGCGCCATCCGCATCACCCTGA
- a CDS encoding SDR family NAD(P)-dependent oxidoreductase, with product MTSVRPIPAIARAFTLADQREFAELSGDWNLLHVDPVAARRTLLGAPVVHGVHLVMWALEGALAGASGEVVVDRVRAAFRNPAYLDRELVARFDTDTIEVRDDGRVVLDLAFQMRDASHVRANRILQPPGSADALDRSFDDAASASGALVLMLDVERASRTFPACVARLGNLAVAELLATTRLVGMIAPGLHSLYAGLALTSQLPHAGGDAVLRYEVAKAIARYSSIALSVRGAVWSGTLDTFYRPPPAVVPLDEVVRLVAPSEYASQRALVIGGSRGLGEALVKALALGGADVAFTYRVGERDAARVAGELAATGHPVRSFEFDVLAPGVLAQRWGASAPPTHLYYVANPAPRSERELAMRVLATSLDDVVAETIALGAAAIPLVVWVPSTAVLDGPGGPADLRAAKLAVEAACAELPARFPVTVHVPRLPKFATDQSAALIRVPLPSPIAIAVDELRRLASG from the coding sequence GTGACATCCGTCCGGCCGATCCCAGCGATCGCGCGAGCATTCACGCTCGCCGACCAGCGCGAGTTCGCCGAGCTGTCGGGCGACTGGAACCTGCTGCACGTCGACCCGGTGGCGGCGCGGCGGACTCTGCTCGGCGCACCGGTCGTGCACGGCGTGCATCTCGTGATGTGGGCGCTCGAGGGAGCTCTTGCAGGCGCGAGTGGCGAGGTCGTGGTGGATCGCGTCCGTGCCGCGTTCCGCAACCCGGCGTACCTCGATCGCGAGCTCGTGGCGCGGTTCGACACCGACACCATCGAGGTCCGTGACGACGGGCGCGTCGTGCTCGATCTGGCGTTCCAGATGCGTGACGCGTCGCACGTGCGCGCCAACCGCATCCTGCAGCCGCCCGGCTCGGCCGACGCGCTCGACCGGTCGTTCGACGACGCCGCCAGCGCTAGCGGCGCTCTCGTGCTGATGCTCGATGTCGAGCGTGCGTCTCGTACGTTCCCGGCGTGTGTGGCGCGTCTAGGCAATCTCGCAGTGGCCGAGCTCCTCGCGACGACGCGCCTCGTCGGCATGATCGCTCCCGGACTCCATTCCCTGTACGCGGGTCTCGCGCTGACCTCTCAGCTACCGCACGCGGGCGGCGACGCGGTATTGCGCTACGAGGTGGCGAAGGCGATCGCGCGCTACTCGTCGATCGCGCTGTCCGTGCGCGGCGCGGTTTGGAGCGGCACGCTCGACACCTTCTACCGACCGCCACCCGCGGTCGTGCCTCTCGATGAGGTGGTGCGACTCGTCGCACCTTCCGAGTACGCCTCTCAGCGTGCGCTCGTCATTGGCGGATCCCGCGGGCTCGGCGAGGCGCTGGTCAAGGCGCTCGCCCTCGGCGGCGCCGACGTCGCCTTCACGTACCGCGTTGGCGAACGCGACGCGGCGAGGGTCGCTGGCGAGCTCGCTGCAACGGGACATCCAGTGCGCTCGTTCGAGTTCGATGTGCTCGCTCCGGGCGTGCTCGCGCAGCGATGGGGAGCGAGCGCACCGCCGACGCATCTCTATTACGTCGCGAACCCGGCTCCGAGGTCGGAGCGCGAGCTCGCGATGCGTGTGCTCGCGACGAGCCTCGATGACGTGGTGGCCGAGACCATCGCGCTCGGCGCCGCGGCGATACCGCTCGTCGTGTGGGTACCATCGACGGCGGTCCTCGACGGGCCGGGCGGCCCAGCGGATCTTCGCGCCGCGAAGCTCGCCGTCGAAGCCGCATGCGCGGAGCTGCCGGCGCGGTTCCCGGTCACGGTGCACGTGCCGCGGCTCCCGAAGTTCGCCACGGATCAGTCGGCCGCGCTGATCCGCGTCCCTCTGCCGTCTCCGATCGCTATTGCTGTCGACGAGCTGCGTCGGCTCGCGTCAGGGTGA
- a CDS encoding polysaccharide deacetylase family protein produces MAAGSLCISIDLELAWGTWDKPSADVHVRCAERERDIVGRLVAMFESHDVSATWAIVGRLLDRDAERSGEIWYAPDLVDKIRGARVEQDIGSHGYAHIYFGSASRDDLRADLEAARDIHGRHGLPFTSFVFPRNQVAHLDLLRAVGIRVFRSVDLGWHIAVRRRLGAVAGRVANLADKMLPVPPAVVEPIEHDGLVELPSSMLLLARNGLRRAVHPAAIVAKAELGLSRACRGGTFHLWFHPSNFYYDTDRQLETLEKIIRRAAHLRDRGQLSIRPMNTFASTSIQ; encoded by the coding sequence GTGGCTGCCGGCTCCCTTTGCATCTCGATCGACCTCGAGCTGGCGTGGGGAACGTGGGACAAGCCATCCGCGGACGTCCATGTACGGTGTGCGGAGCGCGAGCGCGACATCGTCGGTCGACTCGTCGCGATGTTCGAGAGCCACGACGTATCAGCGACGTGGGCAATCGTCGGCCGCTTGCTCGATCGGGACGCGGAGCGCAGCGGCGAGATCTGGTACGCGCCCGATCTCGTCGACAAGATCCGCGGTGCGCGCGTCGAGCAGGACATCGGCTCGCACGGCTACGCGCACATCTACTTCGGCAGCGCCAGTCGTGACGACCTGCGCGCCGACCTCGAGGCCGCGCGCGACATCCACGGGCGGCACGGCCTACCGTTTACGTCGTTCGTGTTTCCGCGCAACCAGGTCGCCCATCTCGATCTGCTGCGCGCGGTCGGAATCCGCGTGTTCCGCAGCGTCGACCTCGGCTGGCACATCGCCGTGCGCCGGAGGCTTGGTGCGGTCGCCGGTCGCGTCGCGAACCTGGCCGACAAGATGCTGCCAGTCCCGCCGGCGGTCGTCGAGCCGATCGAGCACGACGGGCTTGTCGAGCTACCGAGCTCGATGCTGCTGCTCGCACGCAACGGACTGCGGCGCGCGGTACATCCGGCGGCGATCGTCGCGAAGGCGGAGCTTGGCTTGTCGCGAGCGTGCCGAGGCGGCACCTTCCACCTCTGGTTTCATCCGTCGAACTTCTATTACGATACCGACCGCCAGCTCGAGACGCTCGAGAAAATCATTCGGCGTGCCGCGCATCTACGCGACCGCGGGCAGCTCTCCATCCGACCGATGAACACGTTCGCGTCCACGAGCATCCAGTAG
- a CDS encoding HAD-IIIC family phosphatase, producing MFVLASFTFDLLVPYLLVECARRGLDAAVETGPFNQLEQLVLDRESALWTAAPDVVIVAPRLEDLAPELDAQFLSTATDAAIDGYVSRIVGLVRALRTDSAARVVLWNQAPPQRLVAGLADVALEHGQQYAVAELDRRLARACTSIPGVIMLDVARLASELGTRQWYDAKLQALARVPLTAAAQIAVAARTARTLRAMRRAPAKCLVLDLDNTLWGGVLGEDGLAGIALGEDYPGSVYKTFQRVLRGYRDRGVLLAIASKNNATDVDELFASHRDMVLTRDDFAAMQIHWNDKASSLRTIAAELEIGIDSLVFFDDSPVERAWVRDQLPEVTVVDVPGDPVGYVAALDDCGAFDHLVVTAEDRQRAEQYIQQRERVALEHSTGSVEEFLHALQMTATIGRLDTATLPRAAQLLAKTNQFNVTTRRHDEAALQAMLARDGAIALWMRVADRYGDNGLVALAIALPSPASDAYVLDSFLMSCRVLGRSVENALLWSVARRARSHATALLGEWIPTKKNKPAAGFFASTGFVPDGERPNCWRLDLTQLAPPALAFELFEES from the coding sequence GTGTTCGTGCTCGCGAGCTTCACGTTCGATTTGCTCGTGCCGTACCTCTTGGTCGAGTGCGCGCGACGAGGACTCGATGCCGCCGTCGAGACCGGGCCGTTCAATCAGCTCGAGCAACTGGTGCTCGATCGCGAAAGCGCGCTTTGGACGGCCGCCCCCGACGTCGTAATCGTCGCGCCGCGTCTCGAGGATCTCGCGCCGGAGCTCGATGCACAGTTCCTGTCGACGGCGACCGACGCGGCGATCGACGGTTACGTGTCACGGATTGTCGGCCTCGTCCGCGCGCTCCGCACCGACTCGGCCGCGCGTGTCGTGTTGTGGAACCAGGCACCGCCGCAACGGCTCGTCGCCGGACTCGCGGACGTCGCGCTCGAGCACGGCCAGCAATACGCGGTCGCGGAGCTCGATCGCCGCCTTGCGCGCGCATGTACCTCGATCCCCGGCGTCATCATGCTCGACGTGGCGCGGCTCGCGAGCGAGCTCGGGACGCGCCAGTGGTACGACGCGAAGCTGCAGGCTCTCGCGCGCGTGCCGCTGACAGCTGCCGCGCAGATCGCCGTCGCAGCCCGAACCGCACGAACCCTGCGTGCCATGCGGCGCGCGCCGGCGAAGTGCCTGGTTCTCGACCTCGACAACACGCTCTGGGGTGGCGTGCTCGGCGAGGACGGCCTGGCCGGGATCGCGCTCGGTGAGGACTATCCCGGTAGCGTCTACAAGACGTTCCAGCGCGTGCTTCGCGGCTATCGCGACCGTGGCGTGCTGCTCGCGATCGCGAGCAAGAACAACGCGACAGACGTCGACGAGCTGTTCGCGAGCCATCGCGACATGGTGCTGACGCGCGATGACTTCGCGGCGATGCAGATCCACTGGAACGACAAGGCCAGCAGCCTCCGCACGATCGCCGCGGAGCTCGAGATCGGCATCGACAGCCTGGTGTTCTTCGACGATAGCCCGGTGGAGCGAGCGTGGGTCCGTGACCAGCTGCCCGAGGTGACCGTCGTCGACGTGCCGGGCGATCCGGTCGGCTACGTAGCCGCGCTGGACGATTGCGGCGCGTTCGATCACCTCGTCGTCACCGCCGAGGACCGGCAGCGCGCGGAGCAGTATATCCAGCAGCGCGAACGCGTCGCACTCGAGCACAGCACGGGTTCCGTCGAGGAATTCCTGCACGCGCTGCAGATGACGGCGACGATCGGTCGGCTCGACACCGCGACCCTCCCACGCGCCGCCCAGCTGCTCGCGAAGACGAACCAGTTCAACGTGACGACGCGCCGCCACGACGAGGCGGCGCTACAGGCGATGCTCGCACGAGATGGGGCCATCGCCCTGTGGATGCGGGTCGCGGATCGATACGGTGACAATGGTCTCGTCGCGCTCGCGATCGCGTTGCCGTCGCCGGCCAGTGACGCCTACGTGCTCGACAGCTTCCTCATGAGCTGTCGGGTGCTCGGGCGTAGCGTCGAGAACGCACTCTTGTGGTCGGTCGCTCGCCGCGCGCGTTCCCACGCGACGGCGCTCCTCGGTGAGTGGATCCCGACGAAGAAGAACAAACCTGCGGCGGGCTTCTTCGCGAGCACGGGGTTCGTGCCCGACGGGGAGCGTCCGAATTGCTGGCGGCTGGACCTCACCCAACTTGCCCCGCCGGCACTCGCGTTCGAGTTGTTCGAGGAGTCATGA
- a CDS encoding acyl carrier protein, whose product MTAATDLKTRIRNVVAVALDIPPSTIDDTTSSTTVEEWDSMNHIQLIVALEGEFGVSFEPERAVELVSVAEIERALIALGVT is encoded by the coding sequence ATGACCGCCGCAACCGATCTGAAGACGCGCATCCGCAACGTTGTCGCCGTGGCGCTCGATATTCCACCGAGCACGATCGACGACACGACCAGCTCGACGACCGTCGAGGAATGGGACTCGATGAACCACATCCAGCTGATCGTGGCGCTCGAAGGCGAGTTCGGCGTGTCGTTCGAGCCCGAGCGCGCGGTCGAGCTCGTCAGCGTCGCGGAGATCGAACGCGCCCTGATCGCGCTCGGCGTGACGTAG